A region of Anolis carolinensis isolate JA03-04 unplaced genomic scaffold, rAnoCar3.1.pri scaffold_7, whole genome shotgun sequence DNA encodes the following proteins:
- the trub2 gene encoding pseudouridylate synthase TRUB2, mitochondrial isoform X1, with translation MRRAWAGLQGLFAVYKAPGVHWMMVRDAVETRLLRDLNALQRPPPRKEVRFLPTSTEGKDGDELTMTVASVPVLANHPLVSGPAFTRLKVGAGHRLDIKSSGVFVLGLGHGNKLLHDLYNAHLSRTYTVRGLFGKATDDFSDEGKLIEKTTFDHITREKLERILSVIQGSHHKALLQYANLDLKTQEAYELAVRGLIRPMDKSPPLITAVRCLQFAPPEFQLEIHCLHETQQYLRKIVHEIGLELKSSAVCTQVRRVRDGVFTLEDALLRTQWCLPNIQKAIVKSGLRVEELHKSLAHQEEPWTDEEGDGKTDGEADGGPGQNKGGNTLWEGAAIR, from the exons ATGAGGCGGGCGTGGGCTGGCCTGCAGGGGCTCTTCGCGGTCTACAAGGCCCCCGGGGTCCACTGGATGATGGTCCGGGACGCCGTGGAGACCCGGCTGCTGAGAG ATTTGAATGCTTTACAGCGGCCTCCCCCACGGAAGGAGGTCCGATTTCTGCCCACCAGCACAGAAGGAAAGGACGGAGATGAGTTGACCATGACAGTTGCATCAGTCCCGGTGTTAGCTAACCATCCATTAG TTTCTGGACCAGCGTTCACCCGTCTAAAAGTTGGGGCAGGTCATCGCCTGGACATTAAATCATCTGGCGTATTTG TGCTTGGACTGGGTCATGGCAATAAGCTGCTCCATGATCTGTACAATGCCCATCTCAGCCGG acgTACACTGTTCGCGGCTTGTTCGGCAAAGCCACTGACGACTTCTCCGATGAAGGCAAACTGATTGAGAAGACAACATTTG ATCACATCACCAGGGAGAAGCTGGAACGGATTCTCTCTGTTATCCAGGGGTCCCATCACAAGGCTTTGCTGCA ATATGCTAACCTTGACTTGAAAACACAAGAGGCCTATGAGTTGGCGGTGAGAGGACTGATTCGCCCCATGGACAAAAGCCCGCCTTTGATCACAGCAGTCCGGTGTCTCCAGTTTGCGCCTCCTGAATTCCAACTGG AAATTCACTGTTTGCATGAGACGCAACAATATCTCCGAAAGATAGTTCATGAAATTGGGCTGGAGCTGAAGTCCTCTGCCGTGTGCACGCAGGTCAGAAGGGTCCGCGACGGTGTCTTCACGTTGGAGGATGCTCTTTTGAGGACACAGTGGTGCCTGCCCAACATCCAGAAGGCAATTGTGAAGTCCGGGCTCAGGGTTGAGGAGCTCCACAAGAGCCTGGCTCACCAGGAGGAGCCCTGGACCGACGAGGAGGGAGATGGAAAGACTGACGGAGAAGCTGATGGAGGACCAGGGCAAAACAAGGGAGGAAACACCTTGTGGGAAGGTGCAGCGATAAGATGA
- the coq4 gene encoding ubiquinone biosynthesis protein COQ4 homolog, mitochondrial has protein sequence MLLAKHPRRILDPLRILGARGQLCHSGQGSAAENPAGEEYYPLYPGHIPTNFLQKGLLAAGSACMALYDPYRHDMVAVLGETTGSFALRKLWGRMKNDPEGYRILQERPRIRLSTLDIAGLQALPNGTLGREYVRFLDDNGVSPDTRLAARFVDDEELAYVIQRYREVHDLMHTLLGMPTNMLGEIAVKWFEAVQTGLPMCILGAMFGPVRLNSRKLHLLATELVPWAVRSGNSARCFLNFYYEERWEQPVESLRDEIGILPLPAVKV, from the exons ATGCTGCTGGCCAAACATCCCAGAAGGATCCTCGATCCCCTTAGGATTTTAG GGGCAAGAGGCCAGCTCTGCCATTCCGGCCAGGGATCGGCTGCCGAGAATCCCGCGGGAGAGGAATATTACCCGCTGTATCCCGGCCACATCCCCACCAACTTTCTGCAGAAAGGTTTGCTGGCAGCCGGCTCGGCCTGCATGGCGCTCTACGACCCTTACCGCCACG ATATGGTTGCTGTCCTTGGAGAGACGACCGGTTCCTTTGCTCTCCGGAAACTCTGGGGGCGGATGAAGAACGATCCGGAGGGATATCGGATCCTACA GGAGCGGCCTCGGATCCGTCTCTCCACGCTGGATATCGCTGGGCTTCAGGCACTCCCCAATGGGACCTTAGGACGAGAATATGTCCGCTTTCTAGACGATAAC GGAGTCTCTCCGGACACGAGGCTGGCCGCCCGGTTTGTGGACGACGAAGAGCTGGCGTACGTCATCCAGAGGTACCGCGAAGTCCATGACCTCATGCACACGCTTCTCGGCATGCCGACCAACATGCTTG GGGAGATCGCAGTGAAGTGGTTTGAGGCCGTCCAGACGGGCCTGCCCATGTGCATCCTGGGAGCCATGTTTGGCCCTGTCCGTCTAAACTCCCG GAAGCTGCATCTCCTGGCCACAGAGCTGGTCCCGTGGGCCGTCAGGAGCGGAAACAGCGCCCGGTGCTTCTTGAACTTCTATTACGAAGAGCGCTGGGAGCAGCCCGTGGAATCCCTTCGCGACGAAATCGGCATCCTGCCGCTGCCGGCAGTGAAAGTCTGA
- the swi5 gene encoding DNA repair protein SWI5 homolog, giving the protein MQMEEEVGGICFSGAHLQKAGMEKPEQISSFQKEWEQSPGGKGGPSPRPFQKRTPLATQRNCNTSFKSPVPSLRACQPADKETLQQEIEELKNKIISLDKEIAPLLAEGCSLEELENHIALLHEYNEIKDTGQMLLGRLVIRGVTTKELYPAFDLDLND; this is encoded by the exons atgcaAATGGAAGAGGAAGTTGGGGGAATCTGCTTCTCTGGCGCTCATTTGCAAAAAGCCGGGATGGAGAAACCTGAGCAAATATCTTCTTTTCAAAAGGAATGGGAGCAAAGcccaggagggaaggggggacCCTCACCAAGACCCTTCCAAAAAAG GACACCTCTTGCAACCCAGAGAAACTGTAACACAAGTTTCAAGTCTCCC GTTCCATCTCTAAGAGCCTGTCAGCCTGCGGATAAGGAGACTCTGCAGCAGGAAATTGAAGAGCTGAAGAACAAAATTATTTCTTTAGACAAAGAAATCGCCCCTCTATTAGCTGA AGGATGCAGTTTAGAGGAATTAGAAAACCACATCGCTCTGCTCCATGAATACAATGAGATAAAAGATACCGGACAAATGCTTTTAGGCAGACTAG tgatcagaggggtcaccacaaAAGAGTTGTACCCTGCATTTGACCTGGACCTTAATGACTAG
- the trub2 gene encoding pseudouridylate synthase TRUB2, mitochondrial isoform X2 encodes MRRAWAGLQGLFAVYKAPGVHWMMVRDAVETRLLRDLNALQRPPPRKEVRFLPTSTEGKDGDELTMTVASVPVLANHPLVSGPAFTRLKVGAGHRLDIKSSGVFVLGLGHGNKLLHDLYNAHLSRTYTVRGLFGKATDDFSDEGKLIEKTTFDHITREKLERILSVIQGSHHKALLQPHPPLSTLHLRHYSPPPKRPEPESNEPLGFLKGPAGPRTWSVKRSMGSDHQQPLWRVALLSLTLAGILLWCVLRPETEVDQLLQAAMKGDAAEREPQSPLSEQKRP; translated from the exons ATGAGGCGGGCGTGGGCTGGCCTGCAGGGGCTCTTCGCGGTCTACAAGGCCCCCGGGGTCCACTGGATGATGGTCCGGGACGCCGTGGAGACCCGGCTGCTGAGAG ATTTGAATGCTTTACAGCGGCCTCCCCCACGGAAGGAGGTCCGATTTCTGCCCACCAGCACAGAAGGAAAGGACGGAGATGAGTTGACCATGACAGTTGCATCAGTCCCGGTGTTAGCTAACCATCCATTAG TTTCTGGACCAGCGTTCACCCGTCTAAAAGTTGGGGCAGGTCATCGCCTGGACATTAAATCATCTGGCGTATTTG TGCTTGGACTGGGTCATGGCAATAAGCTGCTCCATGATCTGTACAATGCCCATCTCAGCCGG acgTACACTGTTCGCGGCTTGTTCGGCAAAGCCACTGACGACTTCTCCGATGAAGGCAAACTGATTGAGAAGACAACATTTG ATCACATCACCAGGGAGAAGCTGGAACGGATTCTCTCTGTTATCCAGGGGTCCCATCACAAGGCTTTGCTGCA GCCACATCCGCCCCTCTCGACCCTCCATCTGCGCCACTACAGTCCTCCGCCAAAGCGCCCGGAGCCTGAGAGCAATGAGCCACTGGGCTTCCTCAAGGGTCCTGCTGGCCCCCGGACGTGGAGCGTGAAGCGGTCCATGGGCAGTGATCACCAGCAGCCGCTGTGGCGAGTGGCACTGCTGAGCCTGACCCTGGCGGGCATTTTATTATGGTGCGTCCTGCGCCCCGAGACGGAGGTCGACCAGCTCCTGCAGGCTGCGATGAAAGGGGACGCCGCAGAACGGGAACCCCAGTCCCCGTTATCTGAACAAAAGAGACCTTGA